CGCAACCGGCAATAAGGTAATGCTATCACCGTAAAAACTTTTCCTATAGTTCAGGAGAGATGATGAATCCGGCCGAAATCAAGGCAGTCATCCGCGGGCTGATCACCGAGATCGCGGAAGACATGGAAATTGACACAGCGAAAATCACCGACACCGGCCATTTCATCAACGACATGGGCCTCGACTCGATGGCGCTCCTCGAAGTGCTCGCCACCATGGAGAAGAAATTCGGAATCACCATCCCGGAAACGGAGTTCCCCAACATCGTGACCATCGATAAGTGCGCGGAGACGGTGGAAAAGTATTTGAAGAATAAGAAGTAGCCCGCCAATATTTTTAATAAATCATTTCAATTATAATTTGGGCGTTCCCCCGTGGAGGGGCACAACACGCCCTAACGCGGTGGCGGAGTTCCTTTTAGTTAACGCGCTCATGAAGCCGATCGGGCTGAAGGTGCAGTAAAAGAGGTTTTTAGAATGAATAATACTTTGCAGCATGATCTCATCCCGAGAGAATATCAAGCCAGGTCCAACTCGTCAACTCGTTTACTCGTCTACCCGTCAACTCATTAACGCTCTAACGCTCCAACGCATCAACGGGCCTGCCCGCGCACCCGCCCCTTCATGCACAACTAATTATTGTAGGAACAACTTTACATAGTGTCCCGGCGGGCGATGTGTTATTTTTGAAGAACTTGTCTGTTTC
This region of Chitinivibrionales bacterium genomic DNA includes:
- a CDS encoding acyl carrier protein is translated as MMNPAEIKAVIRGLITEIAEDMEIDTAKITDTGHFINDMGLDSMALLEVLATMEKKFGITIPETEFPNIVTIDKCAETVEKYLKNKK